In Sander vitreus isolate 19-12246 unplaced genomic scaffold, sanVit1 ctg356_0, whole genome shotgun sequence, the following are encoded in one genomic region:
- the LOC144513850 gene encoding sodium/hydrogen exchanger 9B2-like: MMDEEATKRYCRASDDGLKQKQNEEGSKVHITDGDRKITVLPRRKTDELDDTDGVSASDSSCVSSCIRHITKGLLNLLITKVCLFSLLFGVVWGITGHECLPGGNLFGIVVLFICSVLGGKLVGMIQLPTLPPFPPLLGMLLAGLLLRNVPYVTDAVYIDTHWSAALRNIALSIILTRAGLGLDPTALRRLKTVCVRLALGPCLLEASVVAVVSHFLLGLPWVWGFILGFVLSAVSPAVVVPSMLLLQREGFGVEKGIPTLLMAAGSFDDILAITGFSTCLGIAFSTGSTWMNILKGLLEVVGGVVAGLILGLFLCCVPGNDQEDLVLKRTLMLLGLSIFSVFLSHVIGFAGAGGLSTLVLAFLAALGWKTDKAPVAAMVGRSWDVFQPLLFGLIGAEITIKTLSPSTVGLGLACISIGLVIRLLVTFLLVHFGGFNLKEKLFISVAWLPKATVQAAIGSKALDLAREEGDETLINFGLTVLTLAVLAILTTAPIGALGIGLAGPRLLARQVEDDAEGGATTPSTNGIGRGKDSVTLESKL; encoded by the exons atgATGGACGAAGAAGCCACCAAGCGTTACTGTCGGGCGAGCGACGACGGACTGAAGCAGAAACAAAATGAG gAAGGGAGCAAAGTTCACATCACTGACGGGGACAGAAAGATCACCGTCCTGCCGCGGAGGAAGACGGACGAACTGGACGACACCGACGGGGTGAGTG CGTCTGACTCGTCCTGCGTTTCGTCTTGTATCCGCCACATAACTAAGGGACTCCTCAACCTGCTCATCACTAAAG tgTGTCTGTTCTCTCTGCTGTTCGGAGTGGTCTGGGGCATCACAGGACATGAGTGTTTACCTGGAGGAAACCTGTTTGGCATCGTGGTCCTCTTCATCTGCTCCGTGCTGGGAGGGAAGCTGGTAGGAATGATCCAACTGCCCACGCTGCCCCCCTTCCCTCCTCTACTTG GAATGCTGCTGGCAGGTCTGCTGCTGCGTAACGTTCCCTACGTAACGGACGCCGTCTACATCGACACCCATTGGTCCGCAGCTCTGAGGAACATCGCGCTGTCAATCATCCTGACCAGAGCCGGGCTCGGCCTCGACCccacg gCGTTGCGTCGTCTGAAGACGGTGTGTGTGCGTCTTGCGCTCGGTCCCTGTTTGCTGGAGGCCTCTGTCGTTGCTGTGGTTTCTCACTTCCTGTTGGGTCTGCCCTGGGTATGGGGCTTCATCCtggg ttttgtCCTGTCTGCAGTGTCTCCAGCTGTCGTGGTTCCCTCCATGTTGCTCCTGCAGAGAGAAGGATTCGGAGTGGAGAAG GGGATCCCCACCCTGCTAATGGCTGCTGGGAGTTTTGATGATATTCTGGCCATAACGGGGTTCTCTACCTGCCTTGGAATCGCCTTCTCTACAG GCTCTACGTGGATGAACATCCTGAAGGGTCTGCTggaggtggtggggggggtggtGGCCGGACTGATCCTGGGTCTGTTCCTGTGCTGCGTCCCCGGAAACGACCAG GAGGACCTGGTGTTGAAGAGGACTCTCATGCTGTTGGGTCTGTCCATATTCTCGGTGTTCCTCAGTCACGTTATTGGTTTTGCCGGAGCCGGCGGCCTCTCTACGCTGGTGCTCGCCTTCCTGGCTGCTCTGGGCTGGAAGACCGACAAG GCTCCGGTGGCGGCCATGGTGGGCCGGTCCTGGGACGTCTTCCAGCCGCTCCTCTTCGGTCTGATCGGAGCAGAGATCACCATAAAGACCCTCAGCCCCAGCACCGTGG gtctggGTCTGGCCTGTATCAGCATCGGTCTGGTGATCCGCCTGCTCGTCACCTTCCTGCTGGTTCACTTCGGAGGATTCAACCTGAAGGAGAAACTCTTCATCTCTGTGGCCTGGCTGCCCAAAGCCACCGTAcag gcTGCGATCGGCTCCAAGGCGTTGGACTTGGCGAGGGAGGAGGGGGACGAGACTTTAATTAACTTTGGTTTGACAGTGCTTACGTTAGCCGTGTTAGCCATCCTGACCACAGCTCCCATCGGAGCGCTCGGTATCGGACTGGCAGGACCGCGCCTACTGGCCCGGCAGGTCGAag